Below is a window of Halolamina sp. CBA1230 DNA.
GCTTTCCGGCGTCGACGTGCGAGCCGGGATCAACGTCCGGTCGACCACGACGGCACCGGTCCGTGAGGTCGCCGAAGTGGCGGCCGAGCACGACGCAATCGTGGAGATCAACGCCCACTGCCGGCAGGCCGAACTCTGTGCCGCCGGCGCGGGCGAGACGCTGCTCCGGGAGCCGGACCGACTCGAACCGCTGGTCGGGGCGGCCGCCGCGACGGGCGCCGACGTGAGCGTGAAGGTCCGGACCGAACTCGCGGGCGTCGATCTCGTCGACGTTGCCAAGCGAGTCGACGCCGCGGGCGCCGACGCGCTCCACGTCGACGCGATGGACAGCGAGGCTCGCGTGGCCGACCTCGCCGACGCGACCGACCTGTTCCTGATCGCCAACAACGGCGTTCGGGGGCGGGAGAGCGTCCGGGAGTACCTCGAACACGGCGCCGACGCCGTGAGCGTGGGCCGACCGAGCGACGATCCCGCGGTGCTCGAACGCGTGGCCGACGCCGTCGAGGAGTGGTTCGCCGAGCACGGGGCGCCGGCGGAGGCGCCGCGATGAGCCGCGACAGCCCCCGAACGCCGGCGGAGAACGCCGAACTCGCGCTGCTGCTGGAGGTCGCGGGCACGCCGAAGCCGGGGAACGTCGACCGCCGGCGCGACCTCGACGACCTGCGCTTCGAGCAGTTCCTCGCCGGGAGCGTCGGGAGCGCCGCAGGACTGCGGCAAGCAGCCGAGGGTGCGCCGATCGGGGAGGCGTTCGACCACGCCGTCGCGGGGATGAGCCGCCAGTCCGGCGGCAACACGCAGTTCGGCTGTCTGCTGCTGCTGACGCCGCTGGTGAGCGCTGCGGCGGACGACGAACTGACCCGCGAGGCGGTTCGTGAACGCTGCCGGGCGACCACTGTCGACGACGCCGTGGCGTTCTACCGCGCGTTCGAGCACGTCGACGTGGCGGTCGGCGATCCACCCGAGGGCGCGGACGATCTCGACGTCCGGCGCGGGAGCGACGCCGAGTCCGCGCTCCGCGAGCGGGGGACGACGCTGTGGGACGTGATGGAACTCTCCGCCGACCCCGACGACGGCGTTCCCGACACCAACGCCGCGGAGTGGGTCGAGGGGTTCCCGCGGACGTTCGACGCCGCCGACGCGGTCCTGGGGGACGACGGGCCAGTGCCCGACCGCGCGGCTCGCTGTTTCCTCCGACAGCTCGCTGCGGAGCCGGACACGCTGGTCCGGACGAGCCACGGCGAGGCGACTGCGCGTGAGACCCGCCGGCGTGCCGAGGAAACGCTCGCCGAGGTCGAACGGACAGACTCGCTCGATCCGGCCGAGGAACTGGCCCGCGAGTTCGTCGACGGGGGGATCAACCCCGGGACGACCGCGGACCGCGTGGCCGCGGCGCTGTTCGTCGCGCTCGAACGGGGGTTGACCGTATGACGGGGGAGAACGGCGATTGGAAGCCCGAGAACGACGCGCCCGACGGCTGGCCGGTCCCGCTACGCGGGGTAACGGAGTCGGTGATCGCAACGAAGGGGCCGAACGGCCTGTGGAACCTCGCCGCGCTCGGGCTCCACGCGGGCGATCCCGTGACCGCGCGGACGTACGGCAACACACGGACGCGGCGGAACCTCGAACGCCGCGGCGGCGGGGTGGTCCAGTTCGTCGCCGATCCGCGAACGTTCGTCGACGCCGCGCTGTCGATCCGGGAGGAGTCCGAACCGGTCGTTCCGAGCGCGGACGGGTGGGTCGACGTCGACGCGACGCTCATCGATAGCTGGACGGACGAGGGGACGGCGATCCGGGAGTGGGAGCTTCTCCCCGGCGAGTCGGCAGTCGTCCGGGAGGGGGCGACGACGATCAACCGCGGTTTCGGCGCGGTGGTCGAGGCGACGGTCGCGGCCTCGCGGCTCGGCGTTTCGGGGTTCGACGACGAGGAGCTCCGGGCCCGACTCGACTTCCTCGCGAGCGTGGCCGAGCGCGCCGGCGGCGCCCGCGAGCGCGAGGCGATGGAGTGCGTGGCGGCGAACGCGGACTGGTGCTACCAACCGGAGAACTAAGGTCGCAGCCGCCGACTTGGGAGGCATGAACGACAGCGCTCGCCCCGCGAGCCAGTTCGCCGTCGAAGGTACCGAAGACCCCAAGGAGACGCTGCTCTGTGGGTTCGCGAGCTACGGGCTCTCCGGGCTGACCGCCGTCGACTTCCTGATCGACCAGCTCGAACTCGTCGAGACGGGCCACGTCGCCGCCGAGGGGATGCCGAGCATCACCCCCTTCGAGAACGGACAGCCGACCCACCACACGCGGCTGTTCTCCCGGCCGGATTTGGAGCTGACGCTTTTGAAGAACGAGCTGTTCGTCCCGCCGGCGCTGAGCTCCCCGTTCGGCGAGGAGATCCTCTCCTGGACCGAGCGCCACGGCGTCCGCGAGATCGTCGTCGTCGACGCGGTGCCGATGCAGCACGGGCCTGACGACCACCGCACCTACTACGTCGCGACCGACGACTACCGCGAGCGGCGGCTCGCCGAGACGAGCATCGAGCCGATGGCCCGGGGGTATCTCGACGGCGTGACGGGCGCGCTGGTCGAACAGGGGATCGACTCGCCGCTCGCGGTCGGGGTGTTCCGCACGCCAGTCCACGAGCAGATGCCCGACGTGGAGGCGGCGATCCGACTGATCGAGACGGTCAACGGCGTGTACGACCTCGACGTCGACACCGAGCCGCTCCAGGAGTTCGCCGACGAGATCCAGCGCTACTACGAGGAGCTCCACGAGCGCTACGAGGCCGCTGCCGAGCGCGAGCGCGCGTTCGACGACCGGATGTACATGTAGGCCGGCTCCGCCCGGAGTCAGTAACTTTAACGCGGCGAGTACACAGCTATCCAGTCATGGAACGCGTAGACGTCGCCATCGTCGGCGGGGGGCCGGCCGGCACCGCGGCCGCCCACGCCGCGGCCGAACACGGTGCCGACGCGCTGGTGCTGGAGAAGGGGGTCCCGCGCGAGGACCGCGAGGAGCTGGGGCCCGACTCCACCGACGCGGCCGGGATCCTCGACTACTGGGTCGACATCATGGGGATCCACCCCGACGAGATGCCCGACGGGGTGGTCCAGAACACCCTCGACCGCGCGGAGTTCCGCGGGCCGAACACGGCCTGTAACCTCCGCTCGACGGGGATCGACTCCTCCTACGACGAGTTCGGCTACACCTTCCACCGCGCCCGCTTCGACGACTTCCTGCGTTCGCGGGCGGAGGACGCGGGCGCCCACTACCGCACGCAGGCGTCGGTGAAGGGCGTGCTCGCGGATCAGGACGGCCACCCGCGCCACACGCTCGCGCTGACCAACGGCGAGGAGATCGGTGCCGACTACCTCCTGCTGTGTGACGGGCCCCAGCGCACCGTCACGATGGGGGTGCTCGACGAGTTCCTCGCGGATCATCGCGCGGCGAGCGAGGTGCTCTCGCCGCCGACGGCCAACCACATCGCCTACCAGGAGTACCGGAAGTTCCCCGAGGAGATCTACGAGCAGGTGCAGGACGCGATCGTGTTCTGGTGGGGGCTGATGCCCGGCCACACCGCCTACCCGTGGATCTTCCCGAACCAGGACCGGGTCTGCCGGGTCGGGCTGACGATGCCCATCGGGATGGACATCGACGCGGTCGAGGAGCGCGAGAAGTACGACCTCCTGCGCCCCGAGGACGACCGGATCCCGCAGGGCGCGACGTACATCGAGCGCCTGCTCGAACGCGAGTACGGCGACGAGTACGACCTCTCGGACTTCCCGTTGGTCGAGGACGCGGGCAAGAGCCGTGGCACCGAGACGTACCCCATCTCCTCGACACGGCCGATCGAGTCGCCGGTCGACGCCGGGATCGCCGTCTGTGGCGGCGCGATGGGTACCACGTCGGCGTTCCACGAGGGCGGCGACCACCTCGCGGTCCGGACCGGGGCCATCGCGGGGCGACTGGCCGCCGAGGAGCGACTGGGTCACTACAACCACGAGTGGCGCGAGGCGATCGGCGAGGAGGTACTGCGCAACGTCTCGCTCGCCGAACTCGTCCGGGACTGGGGGCCGGATCAGTGGGACAAGGTGTTCCGCGTCGGCGAGGAGATGCTGGCCGAGGACGACGCCGGCGAGATGCTCTCCTGGAGCCCGCAGGCGGGGCTGCGTGGCGCGAAGCTACTCGCGGAGTACAAGCTGGTGAAGTTCCGGAACCGCAACCGACACGTCCAGCTGACCGCCGACGAGTACAGCTACTAGCGGGAGAACTACGCTTCGGCTTCCTGGGCGGCGGCGCCGGCTTCCTTCCGCGTGATGTACCCCGCGATGCGGTTGCGGACTTCCTTCGACTCGACGTTGGTGAGCGCTGAGACGCTCTCCTTGTTCGTCTCGAAGTTCTGGTTGAACGACTCGGGGTACTTCTCGAGCAGGAGCGTCCCCAGCTGTTTGACGTACTTCGGCTTGATTGCCATACGGTTGGATTCCCCGGAGAGCCACTAAAGCGATTCGTTCCGGGCCAAGTGGTCCCAGCCCGGCGCGTCGAACACCGACCGAGGAAACGAGGTATTAACCTCGGCCCGTTCTCTCCCCCGAGTAGGATGGAGGTCGAACTACTGGAGGCCACGGAGAACCCGGAGGAACTGATCTGTTCGGCCGCGCGAAACGACTACGCGTCGGCGTTCGTCGGCGACCAGACGTTCGAGGAGACGATGGAGACCGTCGACGGCGACGATATCGAGGAGAAGAAGGGGACGCTGATCGGCCACCTGCTGAGCCACGGCCACTTCGGCCCGTTCGAGCACGCCCAGGCGACGTTCGCGATCGAGGGGATGTCCCGCTCGTGTATGGCCCAGCTCACCCGCCACCGCCACGTCTCCTTCGACGTCCAGAGCATGCGCTACGTCGCGTTCGACGACGTCGACCCCGAGGACGTAGGTGACGGCGAGATGGTGGTGACGCCCCCCTCCGCGACCGACCCCGACTGGATCGGCCGCAATCAGCAGGGCGGCAGCGTCGACGAGGAGACCGTCGAGAAACGGGAGGAGGTGTTCCGGGACTCGGTCCAGCGCTCCGTCGAGGAGTACCAGCGCCTGCTCGACCTCGGGATGCCGCCGGAGGACGCCCGGTTCGTCCTCCCGATCGGCACCGAGGTCAACGTCGTGATGAGCATGAACGCCCGAACGCTGATGCACGTCGCCGACATGCGCGCCGCCGCCGACGCCCAGTGGGAGATCCGCGGGCTGACCGAGCAGGTGCTCGACTACGCGGCGGAGTGGTGTCCGATCACGTTCGAGTACTACGAGGAGCACATGAAAAACCGGAAGAACCGGCTCGCGCCGTAGCCAACGCTTTCCCCCTCCCCCGTGTAGCGTCGCCAATGGCTTCCCGTGCCGCGGCGGTCGCGCTCTGCTGTCTGCTCGTTCTCGCCGGCTGTGCCGACAGCCCA
It encodes the following:
- a CDS encoding triphosphoribosyl-dephospho-CoA synthase encodes the protein MSRDSPRTPAENAELALLLEVAGTPKPGNVDRRRDLDDLRFEQFLAGSVGSAAGLRQAAEGAPIGEAFDHAVAGMSRQSGGNTQFGCLLLLTPLVSAAADDELTREAVRERCRATTVDDAVAFYRAFEHVDVAVGDPPEGADDLDVRRGSDAESALRERGTTLWDVMELSADPDDGVPDTNAAEWVEGFPRTFDAADAVLGDDGPVPDRAARCFLRQLAAEPDTLVRTSHGEATARETRRRAEETLAEVERTDSLDPAEELAREFVDGGINPGTTADRVAAALFVALERGLTV
- a CDS encoding DUF447 domain-containing protein, yielding MTGENGDWKPENDAPDGWPVPLRGVTESVIATKGPNGLWNLAALGLHAGDPVTARTYGNTRTRRNLERRGGGVVQFVADPRTFVDAALSIREESEPVVPSADGWVDVDATLIDSWTDEGTAIREWELLPGESAVVREGATTINRGFGAVVEATVAASRLGVSGFDDEELRARLDFLASVAERAGGAREREAMECVAANADWCYQPEN
- a CDS encoding proteasome assembly chaperone family protein, giving the protein MNDSARPASQFAVEGTEDPKETLLCGFASYGLSGLTAVDFLIDQLELVETGHVAAEGMPSITPFENGQPTHHTRLFSRPDLELTLLKNELFVPPALSSPFGEEILSWTERHGVREIVVVDAVPMQHGPDDHRTYYVATDDYRERRLAETSIEPMARGYLDGVTGALVEQGIDSPLAVGVFRTPVHEQMPDVEAAIRLIETVNGVYDLDVDTEPLQEFADEIQRYYEELHERYEAAAERERAFDDRMYM
- a CDS encoding 30S ribosomal protein S17e; the protein is MAIKPKYVKQLGTLLLEKYPESFNQNFETNKESVSALTNVESKEVRNRIAGYITRKEAGAAAQEAEA
- the thyX gene encoding FAD-dependent thymidylate synthase yields the protein MEVELLEATENPEELICSAARNDYASAFVGDQTFEETMETVDGDDIEEKKGTLIGHLLSHGHFGPFEHAQATFAIEGMSRSCMAQLTRHRHVSFDVQSMRYVAFDDVDPEDVGDGEMVVTPPSATDPDWIGRNQQGGSVDEETVEKREEVFRDSVQRSVEEYQRLLDLGMPPEDARFVLPIGTEVNVVMSMNARTLMHVADMRAAADAQWEIRGLTEQVLDYAAEWCPITFEYYEEHMKNRKNRLAP
- a CDS encoding NAD(P)/FAD-dependent oxidoreductase, with protein sequence MERVDVAIVGGGPAGTAAAHAAAEHGADALVLEKGVPREDREELGPDSTDAAGILDYWVDIMGIHPDEMPDGVVQNTLDRAEFRGPNTACNLRSTGIDSSYDEFGYTFHRARFDDFLRSRAEDAGAHYRTQASVKGVLADQDGHPRHTLALTNGEEIGADYLLLCDGPQRTVTMGVLDEFLADHRAASEVLSPPTANHIAYQEYRKFPEEIYEQVQDAIVFWWGLMPGHTAYPWIFPNQDRVCRVGLTMPIGMDIDAVEEREKYDLLRPEDDRIPQGATYIERLLEREYGDEYDLSDFPLVEDAGKSRGTETYPISSTRPIESPVDAGIAVCGGAMGTTSAFHEGGDHLAVRTGAIAGRLAAEERLGHYNHEWREAIGEEVLRNVSLAELVRDWGPDQWDKVFRVGEEMLAEDDAGEMLSWSPQAGLRGAKLLAEYKLVKFRNRNRHVQLTADEYSY
- a CDS encoding tRNA-dihydrouridine synthase, with translation MFDPRLALASLSGEADAEWAASGAEWAGAAFLGGLCLDEPTREAAREMVADRDREEFLPDDPIVFVADELAALSGVDVRAGINVRSTTTAPVREVAEVAAEHDAIVEINAHCRQAELCAAGAGETLLREPDRLEPLVGAAAATGADVSVKVRTELAGVDLVDVAKRVDAAGADALHVDAMDSEARVADLADATDLFLIANNGVRGRESVREYLEHGADAVSVGRPSDDPAVLERVADAVEEWFAEHGAPAEAPR